The Macaca fascicularis isolate 582-1 chromosome 1, T2T-MFA8v1.1 genome includes a window with the following:
- the LOC135965217 gene encoding ragulator complex protein LAMTOR5 — protein sequence MEATLEQHLEDTMKNPSIVGVLCTDSQGLNLGCRGTLSDEHAGVISVLAQQAAKLTSDPTDIPVVCLESDNGNIMIQKHDGITVAVHKMAS from the coding sequence ATGGAGGCGACCTTGGAGCAGCACTTGGAAGACACAATGAAGAATCCCTCCATTGTTGGAGTCCTGTGCACAGATTCACAAGGACTTAATCTGGGTTGCCGTGGGACCCTGTCAGATGAGCATGCTGGAGTGATATCTGTTCTAGCCCAGCAAGCAGCTAAGCTAACCTCTGACCCCACTGATATTCCTGTGGTGTGTCTAGAATCAGATAATGGGAACATTATGATCCAGAAACATGATGGCATCACAGTGGCAGTGCACAAAATGGCCTCTTGA